Proteins encoded together in one Drosophila gunungcola strain Sukarami chromosome 2R unlocalized genomic scaffold, Dgunungcola_SK_2 000013F, whole genome shotgun sequence window:
- the LOC128256101 gene encoding TM2 domain-containing protein CG10795, whose translation MFPVLPQLLPLLLLLFFAKGTHQINVDCNELQMMGQFMCPDPARGQIDPKTQQLAGCTKEGRARVWCIAANEINCTETGNATFSREIPCKWTNGYHLDTTLLLSVFLGMFGVDRFYLGYPGIGLLKFCTLGGMFLGQLIDIVLIALQVVGPADGSAYVIPYYGAGIHIVRSDNMTYRLPRDDW comes from the exons ATGTTCCCAGTGCTGCCGCAGCTGCTGccgctcctcctccttctcttCTTTGCCAAGGGAACCCACCAAATCAATGTCGATTGCAACGAGCTGCAGATGATGGGCCAGTTCATGTGCCCGGATCCGGCGAGAGGTCAGATCGATCCAAAGACGCAGCAGCTGGCCGGATGCACCAAGGAGGGCCGCGCCCGCGTCTGGTGCATTGCTGCCAACGAAATCAATTGCACGGAGACGGGCAACGCCACCTTCAGTCGGGAGATACCCTGCAAGTGGAC AAATGGCTATCACCTGGACACCACGCTGCTGCTTTCCGTCTTCCTGGGCATGTTCGGCGTGGATAGGTTTTACCTGGGCTACCCGGGCATCGGACTCCTCAAGTTCTGCACCCTCGGCGGCATGTTCCTGGGCCAGCTGATCGACATAGTGCTAATTGCCCTGCAGGTTGTGGGTCCGGCGGATGGATCCGCCTACGTGATACCCTACTACGGGGCCGGCATCCATATCGTGCGCAGCGATAATATGACCTACCGGCTGCCCAGGGACGACTGGTGA